A stretch of DNA from Acidicapsa acidisoli:
GTAGCGCAACGCAAGAACGTCGTGCGTGTCGGCCTTGGTCAGTTTCAAATAGCCTGCAAGCGCTGTGCGAAAGTATGGCAAAGCCTGACGCTGTAATCCCTTTTGCGCCAGGTAGACTCCGTTCCAATACTCGCTCTCCAACAAAAACTGCTGCAGCCTGGCGCTTTTCGGATTTGAGGCGGCCAGGCGCGCAAGTATATCGTGAGCCTTGTGCTCGAGAGCGACCGCACCATCCAGATCTCCCTTCGAAGCGAGATCCCCGGCCATATAGCCGTACACGCCCGCAAGCCTCGTCTCCATCTGCTGCAGGAATTCAGGTGAGCCAGACTTGATTGCCTCTCGAATTGCGGCCGATTTGCGATAGTAATCCAGTGAAGCCCTCATATTTCCCAAATCCGCCAAAGTGCCTGCGAGATGGAAGCACACTCCTGCAAGGCTTTCCTGAGCCTCTACATCGTTTGGCCGCTCCTCCGTTAGTGCTTCAGCGATGGCATAGGCCTTTTGCAGCACATCCAGGGATGCAGCAAAATCGCTGACTGCTTCCAAGCCCAACCCAAGCCGCAGATACGCCCCCACCAGCGCTGACCGGTCTTCGAAATATCCGCGCTTGTCATCCGCAAGTGTAAGCCGGATTTTGAGAGCTTTGCGATAGCTTTCAATCGCGCCCGCGGTGTCGCCCAGGTTAGCGAAGTAAGGGTTGCCCTGGACATCCCCAACTCTCTCATAGGCCGTCGCCAGCTCACGCTGCAAACCCGGTGCCTCAGCGGATTCCTGCGAGAGGCTGTCCAAATAAACCAAGGCACGGTCGACAAGCAGCTTGCGCGCAGCGGTCGATCCAGGCAAATCAGCGATGCTGTCGTGAATCTCGAATAGCAGCGAATTTGCGAGGCTGCGCAGATCATTGAAGCGGCGCTCGGCGCGAGCCTCTTGCATGCGTGCCACCCGTGCTTCGCGCACAATCACCGCGACGCCGATCATTCCTACAAGAAGAAAAATCGCCGTCGCCGCGAGGACCAGATTGTGGCGAATGGCGAACTTGAGAGATAGATAGGTAAAAGTGCCACGCCGGGCTGTGACCGGCAAGCCGCGCAGGTAAGAACGCAAATCCTCGGCGAACTCCCGCGCCGAAGCATAGCGACGCTCCGGCTCCTTGCGCAGCGCCTTGAGAATGATCTGGTCAAGGTCTCCGGATAAAATGCGCCGCAGTCTTTTTGGCGTGGAACTCCGGCAACTGCTGACAAGCTCCACCCTAGTCTGCTGCGTTGGGCTGGTACTGCCTGAACCGGACCGACCGGTAATCTGACCGGGACGGATGATCGCACTGCTCGGCTTTTCCGGAGCTGTCTCGCAGATTGCGTGCGCCAGATCGTATGGAGAGTTGCTGTCAAGACGATAGGGCATTCGCCCCGTCAACAGCTTATATAAAACGACTCCGAGAGAATAGACATCCGTTGCCGTCGTGATGAGCTGGCCGTGAAGCTGTTCCGGGCTCGCGTACTGCGGGGTCATGATGCGCAGAGCGGTGTCGGTCCGCTCCAGCTCAGGATAGGTCGCATCGTGACTCAGAATTGTGGCGATGCCAAAGTCGAGCAGCTTCGGAACACCGTCCGCCGTTACGAGAATATTGCTTGGCTTGATATCTCGGTGCACTACCAGCCGCTGATGCGCATATTGCACCGCGGAGCAAACGCTGCGAAAGAGGTCAAGTCTCGCTGTCGTTCCCAGTTTTGCTGAGTCGCAATATTCGTCGATCGGCTTCCCTTCCACCAGTTCCATCACAAAGTAGGGATGGCCTTCTTCGGTAGTGCCTCCGTCGAGCAGTCGCGCTATGTTTTCGTGTTCAAATCCGGCGAGAATCTGGCGCTCTCTCAGGAAGCGTGCTTCTACGGATTTCCTGTCCAGTCCCTGACGCACAAGCTTGATCGCGACCTGCATTTCGAATTGGTCATCGGCCCGGACAGCCCTATAGACATCCCCCATTCCGCCTTCGCCCAACTTGCCGATAATGCGATATTGCGCAATGCGCGTGCCGATCATTGTGTCGGACGCGCTGTTCTCGATGGCTCGAAGATCTTCGGCGAGTACGTGCGCCATAAATTCCATAGCAGGCTTTTCGAGGAAATTCGACGGTCGCTCGCCGTACCGAATCAGCGACTCGACCTCGGAGCGCAGGTCCTCATCCTCGGCGCAGGCAACCTCAAGCAGAGAGCCGCGCTCGGCGGGTTCCCGCTGCATTGCCTCGTGATAAATCCGCTCGATTCGTTGCCAGCGATCACGCTCCATGACTTGCACTCCCGTTCGTGC
This window harbors:
- a CDS encoding serine/threonine protein kinase, which translates into the protein MERDRWQRIERIYHEAMQREPAERGSLLEVACAEDEDLRSEVESLIRYGERPSNFLEKPAMEFMAHVLAEDLRAIENSASDTMIGTRIAQYRIIGKLGEGGMGDVYRAVRADDQFEMQVAIKLVRQGLDRKSVEARFLRERQILAGFEHENIARLLDGGTTEEGHPYFVMELVEGKPIDEYCDSAKLGTTARLDLFRSVCSAVQYAHQRLVVHRDIKPSNILVTADGVPKLLDFGIATILSHDATYPELERTDTALRIMTPQYASPEQLHGQLITTATDVYSLGVVLYKLLTGRMPYRLDSNSPYDLAHAICETAPEKPSSAIIRPGQITGRSGSGSTSPTQQTRVELVSSCRSSTPKRLRRILSGDLDQIILKALRKEPERRYASAREFAEDLRSYLRGLPVTARRGTFTYLSLKFAIRHNLVLAATAIFLLVGMIGVAVIVREARVARMQEARAERRFNDLRSLANSLLFEIHDSIADLPGSTAARKLLVDRALVYLDSLSQESAEAPGLQRELATAYERVGDVQGNPYFANLGDTAGAIESYRKALKIRLTLADDKRGYFEDRSALVGAYLRLGLGLEAVSDFAASLDVLQKAYAIAEALTEERPNDVEAQESLAGVCFHLAGTLADLGNMRASLDYYRKSAAIREAIKSGSPEFLQQMETRLAGVYGYMAGDLASKGDLDGAVALEHKAHDILARLAASNPKSARLQQFLLESEYWNGVYLAQKGLQRQALPYFRTALAGYLKLTKADTHDVLALRYAGKCYMGVGSALVTLGAPEQGIQSARKAVQIFDTLAAGDKADNFFKPVDLAYARSTLADTYEHLALTSRISGALKNKYWSEARSWYQESLDTWLQLERKAPLGNADAAQPHRIQHEIAICNAALAKPWSMLP